The Kosakonia sacchari SP1 genome includes a window with the following:
- a CDS encoding Bcr/CflA family multidrug efflux MFS transporter, giving the protein MTRRPHSSLSIVFILGLLAMLMPLSIDMYLPALPVIAEQFGVPPGSAQMTLSTYILGFAVGQLLYGPMADSIGRKPVILGGTLVFAAAAVACALAQSIEQLITMRFFHGLAAAAASVVINALMRDIYPREEFSRMMSFVMLVTTIAPLLAPMIGGAVLVWFNWHAIFWILAIAALLVSAMIVFFIRETLPIEKRQKFHFRTTLGNFASLFRHKRVLSYMLASGFSFAGMFSFLSAGPFVYIEINHISPQDFGYYFALNIVFLFVTTMINGRIVRRVGALNMFRSGLWVQFAMALWMVVTALLDVGFWSLVLGVAAFVGCVALVASNAMAVILDEFPHMAGTASSLAGTFRFGIGAIVGALLSMATFNTAWPMIWSITFCATCSILFYLYASRAKKPA; this is encoded by the coding sequence GTGACCCGCAGGCCACACTCATCACTGAGCATTGTGTTTATTCTTGGCCTGCTGGCCATGCTGATGCCGTTATCCATCGATATGTATCTGCCCGCGCTACCGGTGATTGCCGAACAGTTTGGCGTTCCGCCGGGCAGCGCGCAGATGACGCTGAGTACCTATATTCTGGGCTTTGCGGTCGGCCAGTTGTTATACGGGCCGATGGCCGACAGCATCGGGCGTAAGCCGGTTATTCTCGGCGGCACGCTGGTTTTTGCCGCCGCTGCCGTTGCCTGCGCGCTGGCGCAGAGCATTGAGCAGTTGATCACCATGCGCTTTTTTCATGGCCTTGCGGCGGCTGCGGCAAGCGTGGTGATTAACGCGCTGATGCGCGATATCTATCCGCGTGAGGAGTTCTCCCGCATGATGTCGTTTGTCATGCTGGTGACAACTATTGCGCCGCTGCTGGCACCGATGATTGGTGGCGCAGTTTTAGTCTGGTTCAACTGGCACGCCATTTTCTGGATCCTGGCGATTGCCGCATTGCTGGTCTCGGCAATGATTGTCTTTTTTATCCGCGAAACGCTGCCGATTGAAAAACGGCAAAAATTCCATTTCCGCACCACGCTTGGCAACTTCGCGTCGCTGTTTCGCCATAAACGCGTGCTGAGCTATATGCTGGCGAGCGGTTTCAGCTTTGCCGGCATGTTCTCTTTTCTCAGCGCCGGGCCGTTTGTCTATATCGAAATTAACCATATCTCACCGCAGGACTTTGGTTACTACTTTGCGCTGAACATTGTGTTCCTGTTTGTGACGACGATGATTAACGGTCGCATCGTTCGCCGTGTTGGTGCCTTAAACATGTTCCGCAGCGGGCTGTGGGTGCAATTTGCCATGGCGTTGTGGATGGTGGTGACGGCGCTGCTGGATGTCGGTTTCTGGTCGTTGGTGCTGGGCGTTGCGGCGTTTGTCGGCTGCGTTGCGCTGGTGGCTTCAAACGCGATGGCGGTGATTCTGGATGAGTTTCCGCATATGGCGGGCACGGCGTCATCACTGGCGGGGACGTTCCGTTTTGGCATTGGTGCCATTGTGGGTGCGCTGCTATCGATGGCGACCTTTAACACCGCCTGGCCGATGATTTGGTCAATTACCTTCTGCGCTACCTGCTCGATTCTTTTCTATCTCTACGCCAGTCGGGCGAAAAAACCGGCGTAA
- a CDS encoding YejG family protein, whose translation MNTLQLSIIHRLPQCYRWLEGFAGAKVEPIPQNGQSADDTLVALKLLSPDGDNAWPVMHKLSQALSDIEVNCSVLECEGEPCLFVNCEDEFAATCRLKNFGVAIAEPFSGQNPF comes from the coding sequence GTGAATACATTACAGCTCTCCATCATCCACCGTCTGCCCCAGTGCTATCGCTGGTTAGAGGGTTTTGCAGGTGCCAAAGTTGAACCGATTCCGCAAAATGGTCAGTCAGCGGACGATACGCTTGTCGCCTTAAAACTGTTGAGCCCGGATGGCGACAACGCATGGCCTGTCATGCACAAACTCAGCCAGGCGCTGAGCGATATCGAAGTGAATTGCTCCGTGCTTGAGTGCGAAGGGGAACCGTGTCTGTTCGTCAACTGCGAGGATGAGTTTGCCGCGACATGCCGCCTGAAAAATTTCGGCGTTGCTATCGCGGAACCTTTCTCCGGACAAAATCCTTTCTGA
- the yejF gene encoding microcin C ABC transporter ATP-binding protein YejF, whose amino-acid sequence MATPLLSVDALSIAFRQRETLHPVVNDLSLRIEAGETLALVGESGSGKSVSALSILRLLPSPPVVYPSGDILFHGESLLHASERTLRGVRGNKIAMIFQEPMVSLNPLHTLEKQLYEVLSLHRGMRREAARAEILDCLDRVGIRNARARLGDFPHQLSGGERQRVMIAMALLTRPELLIADEPTTALDVSVQAQILTLLRELRDELNMGLLFITHDLSIVRKLADNVAVMQNGRCVEQNSAQALFSAPAHPYTQKLLNSEPSGEPVALYPDEQPLLQVENLAVSFPVRKGIFKRVVDNNTVVKDISFTLRPGETLGLVGESGSGKSTTGLALLRLVASRGTILFDNKPLHQWNRKQMLPVRHRIQVVFQDPNSSLNPRLNVQQIIEEGLRVHHPELSREQREQRVIDVMREVGLDAETRHRFPGEFSGGQRQRIAIARALILKPELIILDEPTSSLDRTVQAQILALLKSLQETYRLAYIFISHDLQVVRTLCHQVIVLKEGEVVEQGECRRVFDAPAQAYTRQLLALS is encoded by the coding sequence ATGGCGACTCCCCTGCTCTCTGTCGATGCGCTGAGTATTGCCTTTCGCCAGCGTGAAACGCTGCATCCTGTCGTCAATGACCTCTCCTTACGGATTGAGGCGGGCGAAACGCTGGCGCTGGTGGGCGAATCCGGTTCCGGTAAAAGCGTTAGCGCGTTATCGATCCTGCGCCTGCTCCCCTCGCCGCCAGTGGTATACCCCTCCGGCGATATCCTGTTTCATGGCGAGTCGTTATTGCATGCCAGCGAAAGAACCTTGCGCGGCGTGCGCGGCAATAAAATCGCCATGATTTTCCAGGAGCCGATGGTCTCCCTGAACCCGCTGCATACGCTGGAAAAACAGCTGTATGAAGTGCTCTCGTTGCATCGCGGTATGCGGCGTGAAGCGGCGCGGGCAGAAATTCTTGATTGTCTGGATCGCGTGGGCATCCGCAACGCCCGCGCGCGATTAGGCGATTTCCCACATCAACTTTCCGGCGGTGAGCGACAGCGCGTGATGATCGCCATGGCGCTGCTCACGCGTCCTGAACTGCTGATTGCCGATGAGCCAACAACCGCGCTTGATGTCTCGGTGCAGGCGCAAATCCTGACGTTATTGCGCGAACTGCGTGATGAGCTGAACATGGGGCTGCTGTTTATCACCCATGATTTAAGCATTGTGCGTAAGCTGGCGGACAATGTGGCAGTGATGCAAAACGGCCGCTGTGTCGAGCAAAACAGTGCACAGGCCTTGTTCAGCGCACCGGCACATCCGTATACGCAAAAGCTGCTCAATAGCGAGCCCAGCGGCGAACCCGTCGCCCTTTATCCCGATGAACAGCCCTTGTTGCAGGTCGAAAATCTCGCCGTTAGCTTCCCGGTTCGCAAAGGGATCTTTAAGCGCGTGGTGGATAACAACACGGTGGTGAAGGACATCAGCTTTACGCTGCGCCCCGGTGAAACGCTTGGCCTGGTGGGGGAGTCCGGTTCGGGGAAAAGCACCACCGGGTTAGCATTGCTGCGCCTGGTGGCCTCGCGCGGGACGATCCTGTTTGATAATAAACCGCTGCATCAATGGAACCGCAAGCAGATGCTGCCGGTGCGCCATCGCATTCAGGTGGTCTTTCAGGATCCGAATTCATCCCTGAACCCAAGGCTGAACGTGCAGCAAATTATCGAAGAGGGGCTGCGGGTGCATCACCCGGAGCTCTCGCGTGAACAGCGCGAACAGCGTGTGATCGACGTGATGCGTGAAGTCGGGCTGGATGCCGAAACGCGACACCGCTTCCCGGGTGAGTTTTCCGGCGGTCAGCGCCAGCGTATCGCTATCGCCCGTGCGCTGATCCTCAAGCCTGAACTGATTATTCTCGATGAGCCGACATCGTCGCTGGATCGCACTGTGCAGGCGCAAATTCTCGCGCTGCTGAAATCACTGCAGGAAACCTATCGGCTGGCGTATATCTTCATTAGCCACGATCTGCAGGTTGTGCGCACGTTGTGCCATCAAGTGATTGTGCTGAAAGAGGGTGAAGTAGTGGAGCAAGGAGAGTGCCGACGTGTGTTTGATGCGCCTGCCCAGGCGTATACACGCCAGCTTCTGGCATTAAGCTAA
- a CDS encoding microcin C ABC transporter permease, with the protein MVQLSYINRARWARFRHNRRGYWSLWIFLVIFILSLCAELVANDKPLLVRYQGHWFAPVVRDYSESDFGGPFATPADYQDPWLQKQLEEHGWVLWAPVRFGARSINYATSQPFPSPPSAQNWLGTDANGGDVLARLLYGTRISLLFGLMLTLFSSVIGILAGAVQGYYGGKIDLLGQRFIEVWSGLPTLFLIILLSSVIQPGFWWLLGITVVFGWMTLVSVVRAEFLRTRNFDYIRAAQAMGVGDRGIILRHMLPNAMVATLTFLPFILCGSIGTLTSLDFLGFGLPLGSPSLGELLLQGKNNLQAPWLGIAAFVSTALLLSLLIFIGEAVRDAFDPNKAV; encoded by the coding sequence ATGGTTCAATTAAGCTACATCAACCGGGCGCGCTGGGCGCGTTTTCGCCATAACCGCCGCGGCTACTGGTCGCTGTGGATTTTCCTGGTGATTTTTATTCTGAGTTTGTGTGCCGAACTGGTGGCTAACGATAAGCCTCTGCTGGTGCGCTATCAGGGACACTGGTTCGCGCCCGTAGTGAGAGATTACAGCGAAAGCGACTTTGGCGGCCCGTTCGCCACACCTGCTGATTACCAGGATCCGTGGCTGCAAAAGCAGCTTGAAGAGCACGGATGGGTGCTGTGGGCACCGGTGCGTTTTGGGGCGCGCAGCATCAACTACGCCACCTCACAGCCCTTCCCTTCCCCGCCTTCGGCGCAAAACTGGCTCGGTACCGATGCAAACGGCGGAGATGTGCTGGCGCGACTCCTTTACGGCACGCGCATCTCGCTACTGTTCGGTTTAATGCTAACCCTCTTTTCCAGCGTTATCGGTATCCTGGCCGGTGCGGTACAGGGCTATTACGGCGGCAAAATCGATCTGCTCGGACAGCGCTTTATTGAAGTCTGGTCGGGGTTGCCAACACTGTTTTTAATCATCTTGCTTTCAAGTGTGATCCAGCCAGGTTTCTGGTGGCTTCTCGGCATCACGGTGGTGTTCGGCTGGATGACGCTGGTGAGCGTCGTGCGCGCCGAATTTTTGCGTACGCGTAATTTCGACTATATCCGCGCCGCGCAGGCCATGGGCGTGGGCGATCGCGGCATTATCCTGCGTCATATGCTGCCCAATGCGATGGTCGCGACGCTGACATTCCTGCCGTTTATCCTTTGTGGCTCGATCGGCACGCTCACCTCGCTCGATTTTCTCGGCTTTGGTCTGCCGCTCGGTTCACCGTCGCTCGGCGAATTGTTATTGCAGGGCAAAAATAATTTACAGGCACCGTGGCTGGGTATCGCCGCGTTTGTTTCTACCGCGCTGCTGCTTTCGCTGCTGATTTTTATTGGCGAAGCCGTGCGCGACGCGTTTGACCCCAATAAGGCGGTGTAA
- a CDS encoding microcin C ABC transporter permease YejB — protein MGAYLIRRLLLIIPTIWAIITINFFIVQIAPGGPVDQAIAAIEYGDQSNLPGSGGGGMGATHARTGVGDALSNNSHYRGGRGLDPQVIEEIKKRYGFDKPMYQRYFKMLWDYARFDFGDSLFRSASVLQLIKDSLPVSVTIGLWGTLIIYLVSIPLGIRKAVYNGSRFDSWSSALIIVGYAIPPFLFAILLIIFFAGGSYYDFFPLRGLVSTNFDTLPWYKQITDYLWHIALPVLATVIGGFAALTMLTKNSFLDEIRKQYVVTARAKGVSERNIMRKHVFRNAMLLVIAGFPATFISMFFTSSLLIEVIFSLNGLGLLGYEATVSRDYPVMFGTLYIFSLIGLLLNILSDITYTLVDPRIDFEGR, from the coding sequence ATGGGCGCGTATCTCATTCGCCGGTTATTGCTGATCATCCCTACGATTTGGGCAATTATCACCATCAACTTTTTTATCGTGCAGATTGCTCCCGGCGGCCCGGTCGATCAGGCTATTGCGGCTATTGAGTATGGCGATCAAAGCAACCTCCCCGGTAGCGGCGGTGGCGGAATGGGCGCCACACATGCACGCACAGGCGTCGGCGATGCGTTGAGCAATAACAGCCACTATCGCGGTGGTCGCGGCCTTGATCCGCAAGTCATTGAAGAGATCAAAAAGCGCTACGGTTTTGATAAACCGATGTACCAGCGCTATTTCAAAATGCTGTGGGATTATGCGCGTTTCGACTTTGGCGACAGCCTGTTTCGCAGTGCGTCGGTGTTGCAACTGATTAAAGACAGCCTGCCGGTTTCGGTGACCATTGGCCTGTGGGGCACACTCATTATCTATCTGGTGTCGATTCCCCTTGGTATTCGCAAGGCAGTCTATAATGGTAGCCGCTTTGACAGCTGGAGCAGTGCGCTGATTATTGTCGGCTACGCCATTCCCCCTTTTCTGTTTGCCATCTTGTTGATTATTTTCTTCGCAGGAGGCAGCTATTACGACTTCTTCCCGCTGCGCGGGCTGGTGTCGACCAATTTCGACACGTTGCCGTGGTATAAGCAAATCACCGACTACTTGTGGCACATCGCTCTACCGGTGCTGGCAACAGTGATTGGTGGTTTCGCCGCGCTGACCATGCTGACCAAAAACTCCTTCCTTGACGAGATCCGCAAACAATACGTGGTGACCGCGCGAGCCAAGGGTGTCAGCGAACGCAATATTATGCGCAAACATGTGTTCCGTAACGCCATGCTGCTGGTGATTGCCGGTTTCCCGGCGACATTTATCAGCATGTTTTTTACCAGTTCGTTGCTGATTGAGGTGATTTTTTCCCTTAACGGGCTAGGGTTGTTGGGTTATGAAGCCACCGTCTCGCGGGACTATCCGGTGATGTTTGGCACACTCTATATTTTCTCTTTGATCGGCCTGCTGCTGAATATCCTCAGTGATATCACCTATACGCTGGTGGATCCGCGAATCGATTTCGAGGGGCGCTGA
- a CDS encoding extracellular solute-binding protein: MKFVRISALLLAFVGLTCQAQTIKESYSFAVIGEPKYAINFSHFDYVNPAAPKGGNVTLSVIGTFDNFNRYALRGNPAVRTEALYDALFTTSDDEPGSYYPLVAEMARYADDYSWMEISINPRAIFHDGSPIRASDVAFTFQKFMTEGVPQFRLVYKGTTVKAISPLTVRIVLAKPGKEDMLSLLTLPVMPEKFWKDHKLSDPLAQPPLGSGPYRISTWRMGQYIAYTRVRDYWAANLPVNRGRWNFDNIRYDYYLDDNVAFEAFKAGAYDLRSEGDAKNWATRYIGSNFSRGYIVKDEQPNTSAQDTRWLAFNTTRPVFSDRRVREAVSLAFDFEWMNKALFYGAYSRANSYFQNTEYAARNYPDADELTLLAPLKAQVPPEVFTSIYSPAKSNADGYDRENLLKADKLLTESGWILKNQQRVNAKTGKPFTFELLLPSGGNTQWVLPFQHNLARLGINMDVRQVDNSQATNRLRSRDYDMMPSLWRAQPWPSGDLQISWSSQYIDSSYNAAGVKNPAVDNLIAQINRWQGNKEKLLPLGRALDRVLTWNFYMLPMWYMAADRVAYWDKFSMPGIRPVYSLGFDTWWYDVNKAAKLPAARR; the protein is encoded by the coding sequence ATGAAGTTTGTGCGCATTTCAGCTTTATTGCTGGCTTTTGTCGGCCTGACATGTCAGGCGCAAACCATAAAAGAAAGCTACTCATTTGCCGTTATTGGTGAGCCCAAATACGCGATTAATTTTTCCCATTTCGATTACGTGAATCCCGCCGCGCCTAAAGGCGGCAACGTCACGCTGTCCGTAATTGGCACGTTTGATAATTTCAACCGCTACGCATTACGCGGGAACCCAGCGGTGCGCACTGAAGCGCTCTACGACGCCCTGTTTACCACCTCGGACGATGAACCCGGGAGCTATTACCCGCTGGTCGCGGAAATGGCGCGCTACGCTGATGATTATTCATGGATGGAGATCAGCATCAATCCGCGGGCGATATTTCATGACGGTTCACCGATCCGCGCCAGCGACGTCGCGTTTACCTTTCAGAAGTTTATGACCGAAGGCGTGCCGCAGTTCCGCCTGGTCTACAAAGGCACGACCGTCAAAGCCATTTCGCCGCTCACCGTGCGCATTGTGCTGGCGAAACCGGGTAAAGAGGACATGCTCAGCCTGTTAACGCTGCCCGTTATGCCGGAGAAATTCTGGAAAGATCATAAGCTGAGCGATCCGCTCGCCCAGCCGCCGCTGGGCAGTGGCCCCTATCGCATCAGCACCTGGCGCATGGGGCAATACATTGCCTATACCCGCGTTCGCGATTACTGGGCGGCCAATTTGCCCGTGAATCGGGGGCGCTGGAATTTCGATAATATTCGTTACGACTACTACCTCGATGACAACGTGGCGTTTGAAGCTTTCAAAGCGGGCGCTTACGACCTGCGCAGCGAAGGTGATGCGAAAAACTGGGCGACACGCTATATCGGCAGCAATTTCAGCCGGGGCTATATCGTTAAAGATGAGCAGCCAAACACCTCCGCACAGGACACGCGCTGGCTGGCGTTTAACACCACGCGTCCGGTATTTAGCGATCGCCGCGTGCGCGAAGCCGTATCACTGGCCTTTGATTTTGAATGGATGAACAAAGCGCTGTTCTACGGGGCATACAGCCGCGCCAACAGCTATTTCCAGAACACCGAATATGCGGCACGCAACTACCCCGATGCCGATGAACTGACGCTTCTGGCGCCGCTAAAAGCGCAAGTGCCGCCGGAAGTGTTTACCTCGATTTATTCGCCCGCGAAATCAAACGCGGACGGCTATGACCGCGAAAACCTGCTGAAAGCCGATAAATTGCTCACTGAATCCGGCTGGATACTGAAAAATCAGCAGCGCGTTAACGCGAAAACCGGCAAGCCTTTCACCTTTGAACTGCTGCTGCCCTCCGGCGGCAATACGCAGTGGGTTTTGCCGTTTCAGCACAACCTTGCGCGGCTTGGCATTAATATGGATGTGCGCCAGGTCGATAACTCGCAGGCCACCAATCGTCTGCGCAGCCGCGACTATGACATGATGCCGAGTCTGTGGCGCGCGCAACCGTGGCCGAGCGGCGATTTGCAGATATCCTGGAGCTCGCAATACATCGACTCTTCGTATAATGCTGCCGGCGTCAAAAACCCGGCGGTCGATAATCTGATCGCGCAGATCAACCGCTGGCAGGGAAATAAAGAGAAGTTACTTCCGCTCGGACGCGCGCTGGATCGCGTGCTGACCTGGAACTTTTACATGCTGCCAATGTGGTACATGGCAGCCGATCGCGTCGCCTATTGGGATAAGTTTTCCATGCCCGGCATTCGCCCCGTCTACTCACTCGGGTTCGACACCTGGTGGTATGACGTAAACAAGGCGGCGAAACTGCCCGCTGCCAGACGTTAA
- a CDS encoding cyclic di-GMP phosphodiesterase — MFTRHFSVNRKILLTSLLIGLFSALIASGCQFWFEQQRREARYDTLLTNMQSWLSDYLNDIRATAESLQPLTLNDCHAVASELTSRAAFSMNVRAFLLVKDRYAFCSSATGEMSLAMKDLVPEIDLDKTSDMVFLPGTPMMPDKPAIALWFRSPLLDHRGVFATLNINLTPYRLYTSQQPDLTGIALGIGDRAVSTFSSGLINLSNMPQSPFLTTRIEGSPITLYLYAEKWRPEDIQFAALLGATFGMLAALLSAFILNTQLRPGREILTAIKRDQFYVVYQPVIGAKDLKVTGIEVLMRWRHPTAGEISPDAFIHFAEAQQLIVPLTLHLFDLIARDAPVLQTLLPPGAKMGVNIAPGHLHAANFLDDIRDFAHSLPPHHFSIVLEITERDMLRYTEVTKLFDSLRDEGYEIAIDDFGTGHSALIYLERFTLDYLKIDRGFVNAIGTETVTSPVLDAVLTLAKRLNMLTVAEGVETPEQARWLREHGIHYMQGYFFSRPLTLEQFVAWHPPEFTRML; from the coding sequence ATGTTCACCCGCCATTTTTCCGTTAATCGAAAAATTTTGCTGACCAGTCTGCTTATCGGTCTGTTTTCAGCATTAATCGCGAGTGGCTGTCAGTTTTGGTTCGAACAACAACGGCGGGAAGCCCGATACGATACGCTGCTTACTAATATGCAGTCCTGGCTTTCGGACTATCTCAACGATATCCGCGCCACTGCCGAATCGCTCCAACCACTCACGCTGAATGATTGCCACGCCGTCGCCAGCGAACTCACTTCCCGCGCCGCCTTCAGCATGAACGTGCGCGCTTTTTTACTGGTGAAAGATCGCTACGCCTTTTGCTCCTCGGCCACCGGCGAGATGAGCCTTGCAATGAAAGATTTGGTACCGGAAATCGATCTCGATAAAACCAGCGATATGGTGTTTTTACCCGGAACACCGATGATGCCGGATAAACCCGCCATTGCGCTCTGGTTTCGCAGCCCATTACTGGATCATCGGGGTGTATTCGCTACGCTGAACATCAATCTGACACCTTACAGGCTTTACACCTCGCAGCAGCCGGATTTAACCGGTATCGCCCTGGGTATTGGCGATCGTGCTGTCTCCACGTTTTCCAGCGGGCTTATTAACCTGAGCAATATGCCTCAGTCCCCTTTTCTGACCACCCGGATTGAAGGTTCACCAATCACACTTTATCTCTACGCAGAAAAGTGGCGTCCGGAAGATATACAATTCGCCGCACTGCTGGGAGCCACCTTTGGCATGCTGGCAGCATTATTGAGCGCTTTCATCCTTAACACGCAATTACGCCCCGGCAGAGAGATCCTCACCGCGATTAAGCGCGACCAGTTTTATGTCGTTTATCAGCCCGTTATCGGAGCGAAAGATTTAAAAGTGACGGGTATCGAAGTGCTGATGCGCTGGCGGCATCCCACCGCAGGAGAAATATCGCCTGACGCTTTTATTCACTTTGCCGAAGCGCAGCAGCTTATTGTGCCGCTGACATTGCATCTGTTTGATCTCATTGCTCGCGATGCGCCGGTATTACAAACACTGCTCCCGCCAGGCGCAAAAATGGGCGTTAATATCGCGCCGGGCCATTTGCATGCCGCCAATTTCCTTGACGATATCCGCGACTTCGCTCACTCCCTGCCCCCGCACCACTTCAGCATCGTGCTGGAAATCACCGAGCGGGATATGCTGCGCTATACGGAAGTGACCAAACTGTTTGATTCGCTGCGCGACGAAGGTTATGAAATCGCTATAGACGATTTTGGTACCGGACACAGTGCATTGATCTATCTGGAACGTTTTACGCTTGATTATCTGAAAATCGACCGTGGTTTCGTTAACGCCATCGGCACAGAAACCGTGACATCGCCGGTGCTCGACGCTGTCCTCACGCTGGCCAAGCGGTTAAATATGCTCACGGTTGCCGAAGGTGTCGAAACGCCAGAACAAGCCAGGTGGCTACGCGAACACGGCATTCATTATATGCAAGGCTATTTCTTCAGCCGACCGCTGACGCTGGAGCAATTTGTCGCATGGCATCCGCCAGAGTTCACCAGAATGCTTTAG
- the mepS gene encoding bifunctional murein DD-endopeptidase/murein LD-carboxypeptidase yields the protein MVKSQPILRYIVRAIPAIAVAVLLSACSTNTAKNVHSETLAVGEDNSSLQASQDEFENMVRNLDVKGRIMDQYADWKGVRYRLGGDTKKGIDCSGFVQRTFREQFGLELPRSTWEQQETGKSISRTSLRTGDLVLFRAGSTGRHVGIYIGNNQFVHASTSNGVMISSMDEPYWKKRYNEARRILTRS from the coding sequence ATGGTCAAATCTCAGCCGATTTTGAGATATATCGTGCGGGCGATACCCGCGATTGCAGTAGCGGTTCTGCTTTCAGCTTGTTCTACAAATACCGCAAAGAACGTGCATTCTGAGACGCTTGCTGTGGGCGAAGACAACTCTTCACTGCAAGCCTCTCAGGATGAATTTGAAAATATGGTTCGTAATCTGGACGTAAAAGGCCGAATTATGGATCAATATGCTGACTGGAAAGGCGTTCGCTACCGTTTGGGCGGCGACACCAAAAAAGGCATCGATTGTTCCGGCTTTGTGCAGCGCACTTTCCGTGAACAGTTTGGTTTAGAGCTGCCGCGTTCCACCTGGGAACAGCAGGAAACAGGTAAGTCCATTTCGCGTACCAGTTTGCGCACCGGCGACTTAGTTCTGTTCCGCGCGGGTTCGACCGGCCGACACGTTGGTATTTATATTGGTAATAACCAATTTGTTCATGCTTCAACCAGCAACGGTGTCATGATTTCAAGCATGGATGAGCCTTACTGGAAGAAGCGCTACAACGAAGCGCGGCGCATCCTGACACGCAGCTAA
- a CDS encoding phosphatase PAP2 family protein, protein MKTRLLLILLLNAAGLALFISWYLPANHGFWFPLDAAMFHFFNQGLVENRAYLWLVALTNNRAFDACSLVAMGCLMLSFWLKEDATGRRRILMTGLTMLLIAVVINQLAQHLMPVKRASPSLFFTDIHRVSDLLDFPTKDASKDSFPGDHGMMLLIFAGVMWRYFGRKAFGVALIIFVVFAFPRVMIGAHWFTDIAIGSLSAVLIGLPWCLLTPLSDKIISAFDHSLPGNNKI, encoded by the coding sequence ATGAAAACTCGTTTACTGCTCATTTTACTGTTGAACGCCGCAGGACTGGCGCTATTTATTTCCTGGTACTTACCCGCTAACCACGGTTTTTGGTTTCCGCTGGACGCCGCAATGTTCCATTTTTTCAACCAGGGTCTGGTGGAAAACCGCGCTTATTTGTGGCTGGTGGCGCTAACCAATAACCGCGCCTTTGACGCCTGCTCGCTGGTGGCGATGGGCTGTTTAATGCTCTCTTTCTGGTTAAAAGAGGATGCGACAGGCCGACGCCGTATTCTGATGACTGGCCTGACAATGCTGCTGATAGCCGTGGTGATTAATCAACTGGCGCAGCATCTGATGCCCGTCAAACGCGCCAGCCCGTCGCTATTCTTTACCGATATTCACCGGGTTAGCGATTTGCTCGACTTCCCCACCAAAGACGCCTCGAAAGACAGCTTCCCTGGCGATCACGGCATGATGCTGCTTATTTTTGCTGGTGTAATGTGGCGATATTTTGGCCGAAAAGCGTTTGGGGTTGCCCTTATTATTTTTGTGGTTTTCGCCTTTCCGCGCGTGATGATTGGTGCACACTGGTTTACCGATATTGCTATCGGTTCTCTTTCGGCTGTTTTGATCGGTCTGCCGTGGTGTTTGCTAACACCACTTAGCGACAAAATTATTTCTGCCTTTGATCATTCCCTGCCCGGAAATAACAAAATTTAA